A single Candidatus Delongbacteria bacterium DNA region contains:
- a CDS encoding alpha-L-fucosidase, with product MENNKTLLDWQRKKYSMFIHWGIYSILAGIWNNKKIEGYSEQIKGHAQISSEEYRKLAKKFNPSKWDADYITDLAIASGMKSIIFTAKHHDGFCMFKSKYTDFNVVDLTPYAKDIVKELANACRLKSLNFGLYYSLIDWDYDGALPFTSVNNSDLIPNKHHQFNINQVKELLTNYGEISELWFDMGSPTFEQSKELVEVIKQIQPNCLVSGRIWNDQGDFVVMGDNYKPTFKMAVPWQAPASIFNETWGYRSWQKRENCKNKIKEKITDLLNIVSSGGNYLLNIGPKEDGSIVPFEENVLRGVGNWLKESGEGIYASFTSIIDKPDWGFITSKERKLYFHITNKPDDNIIKLSGLKISIDKIYPLSDKSLSLEFSDLNGLEIVLPDKVLKNEYANVIVFQYNGEYKYLSSKIIYPDENGNFYLDNSNSEYYHSYSGHDYYSYKPTIVMIKWSLAIPSVARYSLKSSLNNQELKLKIDEKTLHIPSIASEKNNLIHKLIGEVDLDKDICNVELSLINITNPNRGIDLNNLSISFSKIVDISKQ from the coding sequence ATGGAAAATAATAAAACACTTCTAGACTGGCAAAGAAAAAAATATTCAATGTTTATTCATTGGGGCATATACTCAATACTTGCAGGGATATGGAATAATAAAAAAATCGAAGGATATAGTGAACAGATAAAAGGACATGCTCAGATATCATCTGAGGAATATCGTAAACTAGCAAAAAAATTTAATCCATCAAAGTGGGATGCTGATTATATAACAGATCTAGCAATTGCATCAGGAATGAAATCAATAATCTTCACCGCAAAACATCATGATGGCTTTTGTATGTTTAAGAGTAAATATACAGATTTTAATGTCGTTGATTTAACGCCATACGCCAAAGACATTGTTAAAGAATTAGCAAATGCATGTAGATTAAAAAGTCTTAATTTTGGATTATACTATTCTTTAATAGATTGGGATTACGATGGAGCTCTCCCTTTTACATCGGTTAATAATTCTGATCTGATCCCTAACAAACATCATCAATTCAATATAAATCAAGTTAAAGAGTTACTTACAAATTATGGAGAAATATCAGAGTTATGGTTTGATATGGGATCTCCAACTTTCGAACAGAGTAAAGAACTTGTTGAAGTAATTAAACAAATTCAACCTAATTGTCTTGTTAGTGGACGAATTTGGAATGACCAAGGTGATTTTGTTGTTATGGGAGATAATTATAAGCCTACATTTAAAATGGCAGTCCCATGGCAAGCACCAGCCTCTATTTTCAATGAAACATGGGGATATAGATCTTGGCAGAAAAGAGAAAATTGTAAGAATAAGATTAAAGAAAAAATTACAGATTTATTGAATATTGTGAGTTCAGGTGGGAATTACTTGTTAAATATCGGTCCAAAAGAGGATGGTTCTATTGTCCCTTTTGAGGAGAATGTCCTTCGAGGAGTAGGTAACTGGTTGAAAGAAAGTGGAGAAGGAATTTATGCTTCTTTTACATCAATCATTGATAAACCTGACTGGGGATTTATAACTTCTAAAGAAAGAAAACTGTATTTTCACATAACTAATAAGCCCGATGACAATATAATTAAGCTTTCTGGATTAAAAATATCAATCGACAAGATTTATCCATTATCAGATAAATCACTATCTTTAGAATTCTCTGATTTAAATGGCCTTGAAATTGTCCTGCCAGACAAGGTATTAAAAAATGAGTATGCTAATGTTATTGTTTTCCAATATAATGGTGAATATAAATATTTATCTTCAAAAATAATTTATCCAGATGAAAATGGAAATTTTTACCTCGATAATTCCAATTCAGAGTATTACCATAGCTATAGTGGTCATGATTACTATTCTTATAAGCCAACAATTGTCATGATAAAGTGGAGTTTAGCTATACCTTCAGTGGCTAGATACTCTTTAAAATCTTCACTAAATAATCAAGAACTTAAACTTAAAATAGACGAAAAGACATTACATATTCCATCTATTGCTTCTGAAAAAAACAATTTAATTCATAAACTAATTGGAGAAGTCGATTTAGATAAAGATATATGCAATGTTGAATTATCTTTAATTAACATTACAAATCCTAATAGAGGAATAGATTTAAATAATTTGAGTATTTCTTTCTCAAAGATAGTAGATATATCAAAACAATAA
- a CDS encoding GldG family protein, translating into MKRNELSRSMFFAIVIGIVVSLNIIAIFFFTRFDLTDGDIYSLSDSSKKVIGNVDDKVIVKAYFTENMPPQLASIAQMVKDYLDEYKAYSNGNLQYEFLDPASDPDIEKEATGYRIPSAQVNIVENDEIALKKVYLGLVLLYEDKKEIIPFIQQENIGTLEYDLTSIIKKLTSESMPKMGIVSSFGCANAEETQTVRGMLEAQYELVDLDLATNPEIPADIKNLIMISPKDSLTLESINSIEKFINDGGKAGFFVDMIDTDLQTQSANPRKSNINDLLGKFGLSVNNDLVGDLRCTPINVQRQQGMFRINTQIKYPFLPLIEKFETKNIVVSKLENISLFFASSINSSKLADKYQAETILESSVKSFVQSGRFDINASKQLNEYNYDKQKLPMGVLVTPKIDSSSENPVTSTTRIALFGDGEFMQEGKSISPQNYQLFMNIADWLNADSDLISIRSKEVAMRPIDETSEGMRKLLKFVNILLAPMVILIAGLMKWQLNRSRKSYSI; encoded by the coding sequence ATGAAACGAAATGAATTAAGCAGATCGATGTTTTTTGCGATTGTCATAGGTATTGTGGTATCGCTGAATATAATTGCCATCTTCTTTTTTACAAGATTCGATTTAACAGATGGAGATATTTATTCGCTTTCTGATTCTAGTAAAAAAGTAATTGGTAATGTAGATGATAAAGTAATTGTTAAAGCTTATTTTACGGAAAATATGCCTCCACAATTGGCAAGTATTGCTCAAATGGTAAAAGATTATCTTGATGAATATAAAGCTTATTCTAATGGTAATTTACAGTATGAGTTTTTAGATCCTGCCTCTGATCCTGATATTGAAAAGGAAGCAACGGGTTATAGAATTCCTTCAGCTCAGGTCAATATTGTTGAAAATGATGAAATAGCCTTAAAAAAGGTTTACCTTGGTTTGGTACTGCTATACGAAGATAAAAAAGAGATTATTCCGTTTATTCAACAAGAAAATATTGGCACTCTTGAATACGACCTGACATCAATTATTAAAAAACTTACTAGCGAAAGTATGCCTAAGATGGGTATTGTTAGTTCTTTTGGATGTGCAAATGCTGAAGAGACACAAACTGTGAGAGGAATGCTTGAAGCTCAGTATGAACTGGTAGATCTTGACCTTGCTACGAATCCAGAGATTCCAGCAGATATAAAAAATCTTATTATGATTTCTCCAAAAGATTCTCTTACTTTGGAAAGTATAAATTCCATCGAAAAGTTTATCAATGACGGAGGAAAAGCAGGTTTCTTTGTAGATATGATTGATACTGATCTTCAAACTCAATCAGCAAATCCTAGAAAGAGTAATATTAATGATTTACTTGGTAAATTTGGTCTGTCTGTAAATAATGATCTTGTTGGTGATCTACGATGTACTCCAATCAATGTTCAGAGACAGCAGGGAATGTTTAGAATTAATACTCAGATTAAATACCCATTCCTGCCTTTAATTGAAAAATTTGAAACAAAGAATATTGTTGTAAGCAAGTTGGAGAACATAAGTCTGTTTTTTGCTAGTTCCATCAATAGTTCTAAACTTGCAGATAAGTATCAGGCAGAAACTATTTTGGAAAGTTCGGTTAAATCTTTTGTTCAATCAGGTAGATTTGATATTAATGCATCAAAACAATTAAATGAATACAATTATGATAAACAAAAACTACCGATGGGTGTTTTAGTTACTCCAAAAATCGACAGTTCTTCTGAAAATCCAGTTACCAGTACAACTCGAATCGCTCTTTTTGGTGATGGAGAGTTTATGCAGGAAGGCAAAAGTATTTCTCCGCAGAATTATCAACTTTTTATGAATATTGCAGACTGGCTTAATGCAGATAGTGATTTGATTAGTATTCGTTCCAAGGAAGTTGCAATGAGACCTATTGATGAAACAAGTGAAGGTATGAGAAAACTTTTGAAATTTGTCAATATTCTACTTGCTCCAATGGTTATTCTGATTGCTGGTCTTATGAAATGGCAACTTAACAGATCCAGAAAAAGTTACAGTATTTAG
- a CDS encoding UbiA family prenyltransferase, translated as MNFSYMIGKVEDYLFFCRPFLLIPGVAIFILASNDKQFRVYEFVTVLLILILSYITNQIYDIDSDRFNNKNFFLPQEIITVNEAYRIGIFFSIVAGIFFLLSDEPLSIFLLWLFVNIFYNHPRFNWKSKPILSLLSAFFGGFFVAIIASDVLDYKAILYGILMLCGGLLTSFDDVDGDKYSDKITFVVRYGMGKSLILLRFLSFTGFAISSFNGEYILGILFALTFFYRILFHLSGYQISKYLILSITVLASFRYPIFIVTLILLFFYSRNYYQRKFGIKYP; from the coding sequence ATGAATTTTAGTTATATGATTGGAAAAGTTGAAGATTATCTTTTTTTTTGCAGACCTTTTTTACTTATACCAGGAGTCGCAATTTTCATTCTTGCATCAAATGATAAGCAATTCAGAGTATATGAGTTTGTAACGGTTCTTTTAATTCTAATTTTATCCTATATTACTAATCAAATTTATGATATAGATTCTGATAGATTTAACAATAAGAATTTTTTTCTACCTCAAGAAATTATAACAGTAAATGAAGCTTATAGAATAGGAATTTTTTTTAGCATTGTTGCAGGCATATTTTTTTTATTGTCTGATGAACCTTTATCTATTTTCTTATTGTGGCTTTTCGTAAATATATTTTACAATCATCCAAGATTTAACTGGAAAAGCAAACCCATTTTATCTCTATTGTCAGCTTTTTTTGGTGGTTTCTTTGTCGCTATTATAGCGTCTGATGTGTTGGATTACAAGGCGATCTTGTATGGGATACTGATGCTTTGTGGAGGTTTGTTAACTTCTTTTGATGATGTTGATGGAGACAAATATAGTGATAAAATTACATTTGTTGTTAGATATGGAATGGGTAAAAGTTTAATTTTGTTAAGGTTTTTATCATTTACAGGTTTTGCAATTTCTTCATTCAATGGTGAATATATTCTTGGAATATTGTTTGCCCTAACCTTCTTTTACAGAATACTTTTTCACTTAAGTGGATATCAAATATCAAAATATCTAATTTTATCAATAACAGTTCTAGCCTCATTTCGTTATCCAATCTTTATTGTTACTCTGATTTTATTATTTTTTTATTCAAGGAATTATTACCAAAGAAAATTTGGAATTAAATATCCGTAA
- a CDS encoding type IV pilus twitching motility protein PilT has protein sequence MVDLKSLLSILVENGGSDLHICAGSPPVIRKDGILVRMEFAPFTPKETKEIAYASMNEYQKAAFEKKLSIDLSISIRGLARFRVNVYYQRGAISCAFRTIPYEILSFEQAGLPAVTSSLCEKPNGIVLVTGATGTGKSSTLATMIDKINTEQPKHILTIEDPIEYLHKSKKAVVNQRELGSDFREFSDALRSALRQDPDVILVGEMRDKETVELALTAAETGHLVFATLHTNSAAGTITRIIDTFPDTEQEQVRTQLAMMLRGVICQKLLPRIGGGRVLACEVMIGTPAVNSLIRENKIHQINSMIQVSQKYGMMTLNQHLVHLVKTGKIEVEVAIQNCNSDLNELLDLLKRDGLN, from the coding sequence ATGGTTGATTTAAAGTCCTTATTGTCAATACTGGTAGAAAATGGTGGCTCAGATTTACATATCTGTGCAGGAAGTCCTCCAGTAATTAGAAAAGATGGTATTCTGGTTAGAATGGAATTTGCTCCTTTTACTCCAAAAGAGACAAAAGAAATTGCTTATGCTTCCATGAATGAATATCAAAAAGCTGCATTCGAAAAAAAACTAAGTATAGATCTTTCAATTAGTATAAGAGGTCTTGCTAGGTTCAGGGTTAATGTTTATTATCAAAGAGGTGCAATTTCTTGTGCTTTTAGAACAATTCCTTACGAAATTTTGAGTTTTGAACAAGCCGGCTTACCGGCTGTCACCTCCTCTCTTTGTGAAAAACCTAATGGTATTGTTTTAGTTACAGGAGCTACGGGTACAGGTAAGTCATCTACTCTTGCTACAATGATAGATAAAATTAATACCGAACAACCAAAACATATTTTAACTATAGAAGATCCTATCGAGTATCTACACAAGTCAAAAAAAGCTGTTGTGAATCAAAGAGAATTGGGAAGTGATTTCAGAGAGTTTAGTGATGCTTTGAGATCTGCACTTCGTCAAGATCCTGATGTAATACTTGTTGGGGAGATGAGAGATAAGGAAACAGTTGAGCTTGCATTGACAGCTGCAGAAACAGGTCACCTTGTTTTTGCTACATTGCACACTAATTCCGCCGCAGGAACTATAACTAGGATCATCGATACATTTCCTGATACAGAACAAGAACAGGTTAGAACTCAACTTGCTATGATGTTAAGAGGTGTAATTTGTCAAAAGCTTCTTCCTAGAATAGGGGGAGGTCGTGTTTTGGCATGTGAAGTTATGATTGGTACTCCAGCAGTTAACTCATTGATCCGTGAAAATAAAATTCACCAGATAAACTCTATGATTCAAGTAAGTCAAAAATATGGTATGATGACATTGAATCAGCATTTGGTTCATCTGGTAAAAACAGGTAAGATTGAGGTTGAAGTTGCCATACAGAATTGTAATTCAGATTTGAATGAATTGCTAGATCTGTTAAAACGAGATGGATTAAATTAA
- a CDS encoding DUF4340 domain-containing protein has protein sequence MKKFILPIIVLLVLAILAIYLSSKPVKTTDEVDNNFFRVDTSKVASIEIIEKDKSITLKRDNGEWNISSPINYSADKNGVKSALDKLASIRVDNVISNNVAKQKKFEVEDSTGILLKITTNDGKNSEFYIGKSSEDYGRSYYRMKNSNDIYVGNNTSKYVFSKDVNKWRNKIIIENNKDDITGFSIEKAGQTYLFAKDSTEWNIDVAGKTTKADKPKVDKVLNYFAKFNCKDFNDSLDAETISPDILVKLNNTQLMLKKESDSKFWAVVAGNKQVYEISKANYDAFDSEFSAK, from the coding sequence ATGAAAAAATTTATTTTACCGATTATTGTATTGCTAGTATTGGCAATATTGGCAATTTACCTCTCTAGCAAACCAGTAAAGACCACAGACGAGGTTGATAATAATTTTTTTAGAGTTGATACATCAAAGGTTGCATCAATCGAAATAATTGAAAAAGATAAAAGTATTACCTTGAAAAGAGATAATGGCGAATGGAATATTAGTTCTCCTATAAATTATTCTGCGGATAAAAATGGTGTTAAGAGTGCTCTTGATAAACTTGCTTCAATCAGAGTTGACAATGTAATCAGTAACAATGTAGCGAAGCAAAAGAAATTTGAAGTGGAGGACTCTACTGGAATTCTACTTAAAATTACTACCAATGACGGGAAAAACAGTGAATTTTACATTGGCAAATCCAGTGAAGATTATGGTAGATCGTACTATAGAATGAAAAATAGTAACGATATCTATGTTGGTAACAATACTTCTAAATATGTTTTCAGCAAGGATGTAAATAAATGGAGAAATAAGATAATTATCGAGAATAATAAAGATGATATTACAGGTTTCTCTATTGAAAAAGCTGGTCAAACTTATCTATTTGCTAAAGATTCTACTGAATGGAATATTGACGTTGCTGGAAAAACTACTAAAGCAGATAAACCAAAGGTTGATAAAGTTTTAAATTACTTTGCTAAGTTTAATTGTAAAGATTTTAATGATTCATTGGATGCTGAAACTATTAGTCCCGATATTCTAGTTAAACTAAACAATACACAATTGATGCTAAAGAAAGAAAGTGATTCAAAATTCTGGGCTGTAGTTGCTGGGAATAAGCAAGTATACGAAATTAGTAAGGCAAATTATGATGCTTTTGATTCTGAGTTTTCCGCGAAATAG
- the tadA gene encoding Flp pilus assembly complex ATPase component TadA — MSDEYILKASILIVDDDDDLRETLTDVLTFEGFTNTFQAEDGFKAIEIMKTQKVDLVICDLQMPEMDGIETIKRMKEIQPDIKSMIITGFGSMELAIKAFSESRVDDFLSKPIENDELTDKIKQHIANKGNVEEIRSNDMVRGEFGMSENLFGQFLVDNGYLSEEDMIEALQRQKSSGKMLGLTLVDMGLLNEDELVTALSENRGFKVVTDKEFNAIPEDALMLIPESVAKEHTLIPFALDGVSLKVAMINPDDLQVTDTLKIISKKSIIPFLSTREKITDAIEKYYSKLSNTTKASSVLSEIFGDDDIDITELAQDMKDEEDDPDSAPVVKLVSSFLQKAVLDGTSDIHVEPEEDFMKIRFRKDGNLYFPNGYEKLPKKLHNPVVARLKVLTGTMKLDIKKRPQDGKIRMVMGKNKVDFRVASLPTIWGEKVVLRILDATQNNRSVEDIFDKDPNYVTRFKRNIKRRDGMVLVTGPTGSGKTQTLAAAVNYIKDIATNIITIEDPVEITNPGVVQVQIDDKQGLTFASTMRQVLRQDPDVILVGEMRDYETAHTGCEAALTGHLVFSTLHTNDAPSTITRFTEMGIKPYLTGTVVHLILAQRLARRICHICKKEHKYIETDLKGIGLTDDEIQNGKFFKGEGCSNCKGTGQAGRVAIVEMLEMTDRIREAVMEGSNAQEIGIVAKEEGTYFTLEDDAKAKFKKGIIDLEEARKYIYFKEVNA, encoded by the coding sequence ATGAGTGATGAATATATACTTAAGGCTTCTATCTTGATTGTTGATGACGATGATGATTTAAGAGAGACTCTGACAGATGTTTTAACTTTTGAAGGTTTTACAAATACCTTTCAAGCTGAAGATGGTTTTAAAGCTATCGAGATAATGAAAACACAAAAAGTTGATCTTGTAATCTGCGATTTACAGATGCCTGAAATGGATGGCATTGAGACGATAAAGAGAATGAAAGAGATTCAACCCGATATTAAGTCGATGATTATTACCGGTTTTGGATCAATGGAGCTTGCTATTAAAGCTTTCAGTGAAAGTCGTGTGGACGATTTTCTTTCAAAACCAATTGAAAATGACGAGTTAACAGATAAGATAAAACAGCATATTGCCAACAAGGGAAATGTAGAAGAGATAAGATCAAATGACATGGTCCGTGGTGAATTCGGAATGAGTGAAAATCTTTTCGGTCAATTTTTAGTTGATAATGGATACTTGTCTGAAGAGGATATGATTGAAGCCCTCCAGAGACAAAAATCCTCTGGAAAAATGCTTGGTTTGACACTTGTTGATATGGGGCTTCTAAATGAAGATGAACTTGTGACGGCTTTATCGGAAAACAGAGGTTTTAAGGTTGTTACAGACAAAGAGTTTAATGCGATTCCTGAAGATGCATTGATGTTGATTCCTGAGAGTGTAGCAAAGGAACATACTCTAATTCCTTTTGCTTTAGATGGTGTATCTCTAAAAGTTGCGATGATAAATCCTGATGATCTACAAGTAACTGATACCCTAAAAATTATCTCTAAGAAAAGTATCATACCTTTTCTTTCTACAAGAGAGAAAATAACTGATGCAATTGAGAAATATTATTCTAAATTATCCAACACAACTAAAGCTTCGTCTGTTTTAAGTGAGATTTTCGGTGATGATGATATTGATATTACCGAATTAGCACAAGATATGAAGGATGAAGAAGACGATCCTGATAGTGCACCAGTGGTAAAACTGGTTAGCAGTTTTTTACAAAAAGCAGTTCTAGATGGTACTTCAGATATTCACGTTGAGCCTGAAGAAGATTTTATGAAAATTAGATTTAGGAAAGATGGTAATCTTTACTTTCCTAATGGATATGAAAAATTACCTAAGAAACTTCACAATCCAGTTGTAGCAAGACTAAAAGTACTTACTGGAACTATGAAGCTCGATATTAAGAAGAGACCTCAGGATGGAAAAATCCGTATGGTAATGGGGAAAAATAAAGTTGATTTCAGGGTTGCTTCTCTTCCAACTATCTGGGGAGAAAAAGTTGTGCTTAGGATCTTGGATGCCACTCAGAATAATAGAAGTGTCGAAGATATTTTTGATAAAGATCCAAATTATGTAACTAGATTTAAAAGAAACATTAAAAGAAGAGATGGTATGGTTTTGGTTACTGGTCCAACAGGTTCCGGTAAAACTCAAACTCTTGCCGCTGCTGTAAATTATATAAAAGATATCGCAACAAATATTATTACTATTGAAGATCCTGTTGAGATCACGAACCCAGGAGTTGTTCAGGTTCAGATTGATGATAAACAAGGATTAACTTTTGCTTCAACGATGAGGCAGGTTTTGCGTCAAGACCCTGATGTCATACTAGTGGGTGAGATGAGGGATTATGAAACAGCTCATACAGGTTGTGAAGCTGCTTTAACTGGTCACCTTGTTTTTAGTACGCTTCACACTAATGATGCCCCTTCAACAATTACTCGTTTTACTGAAATGGGTATAAAGCCTTATCTAACTGGAACAGTTGTGCACTTAATATTAGCTCAAAGACTTGCCAGAAGAATTTGTCATATATGTAAGAAAGAGCACAAATATATAGAAACTGATCTTAAAGGTATTGGTCTAACTGACGATGAAATTCAAAATGGGAAATTCTTTAAAGGTGAAGGTTGCTCAAATTGTAAAGGAACTGGACAGGCTGGGAGGGTTGCAATTGTTGAAATGCTTGAAATGACTGACAGAATTAGAGAAGCAGTTATGGAGGGCTCAAATGCTCAAGAAATTGGTATAGTAGCGAAGGAGGAGGGTACTTATTTTACTCTAGAAGATGATGCTAAGGCAAAATTCAAAAAGGGTATTATTGATCTAGAAGAAGCTAGAAAATATATCTATTTCAAAGAGGTAAATGCATAG
- a CDS encoding radical SAM protein: MYKYLFGPVPSRRLGMSLGVDLVPRKVCSLDCVYCEVGKTTNLTIERKKFIKSDEVKNELIHFFTNNPDPEYITFSGSGEPTLNAEIGEILKFIKQIKPNIPVAVLTNGTLFFDKRVRDAIIDADVVLPSLDAATEEVFRKINRPSKNLIFKDYIEGLIDFRKEYRGKIWLEVFILPGYNDSIEELEKLKKIILDIEPDSVQLNSLDRPGTVENLNGASRKELQKIAEFLSLNNIEIIAEAPKRKNIQSYRSDKESAIIETIERRPCTLDDLVGILGLHVNEINKYLDVLEAEDKINSVIQERGIFYQMKNK, from the coding sequence ATGTACAAATATTTGTTTGGTCCGGTCCCTTCAAGAAGATTGGGAATGTCACTTGGGGTGGATCTGGTTCCTAGAAAAGTATGCTCTCTTGATTGTGTATATTGTGAAGTGGGTAAAACTACGAATTTAACAATTGAACGTAAAAAATTTATAAAATCAGACGAAGTTAAAAATGAACTGATTCATTTTTTCACGAACAATCCAGATCCAGAATATATTACCTTCTCAGGTTCTGGTGAACCTACTTTGAATGCTGAAATTGGTGAAATATTGAAATTTATAAAGCAAATTAAACCAAATATTCCTGTTGCTGTTTTAACTAATGGTACACTTTTTTTTGATAAAAGAGTTCGAGATGCAATAATTGATGCAGATGTTGTTCTTCCTTCACTTGATGCTGCAACTGAAGAAGTATTTAGGAAAATCAATCGACCTTCAAAAAATCTAATTTTTAAAGATTACATCGAAGGTTTAATTGACTTTCGAAAAGAGTATAGAGGTAAAATCTGGCTAGAAGTATTTATTTTACCCGGTTATAATGACAGTATAGAAGAACTTGAAAAATTGAAAAAGATAATTTTAGATATTGAACCTGATTCAGTACAATTAAATTCTTTAGATAGACCTGGAACAGTAGAAAATCTTAATGGTGCATCCAGAAAAGAGCTACAGAAAATAGCTGAATTCTTAAGCTTAAACAATATTGAAATAATTGCTGAAGCACCAAAAAGAAAAAATATTCAATCTTATCGATCTGATAAGGAATCAGCAATTATTGAAACTATTGAAAGAAGACCATGTACACTGGATGATTTGGTAGGCATATTGGGATTGCATGTTAACGAGATAAACAAATATTTAGATGTTCTGGAAGCTGAAGATAAGATTAACTCTGTAATACAGGAAAGAGGTATTTTTTATCAGATGAAGAATAAGTAG
- a CDS encoding type II secretion system F family protein, whose translation MAKYKYVARNTTGKTVNGEISADGQNDVILKLQSLGLSPLSVTVYDKKSGGGGLYEKINESLLAMQKTVPFKDVVFFTRQMATFLNAGVSITKSIKNIVGAQKNLIFKRIMNTMYEDINAGMDFSEALKKHPDTFDQMFVSLVEAGEATGNLDVALQSLADYMEKTAKMKQAIKSAMMYPKFVLMFTVLIVFVILWKVIPIFQNLYSSMGGELPAPTKALIFLSDIVQSYFFYIIGGIIAFFIIKKYIFKVKAVNNFWDKLVINFPTFGIMAQQIIVGRLTSTLSLLLRSGTSMLQSMEIASRVASNNEYFEAMRKAMNDVKNGIDLSVAVKKTNRFEDIVIQLIETGEETGRIDDLMKKISDYYEEEVAVKIKGFSSLIEPFLIVIMGVVIGGIVVGIYLPIITMGEVMTH comes from the coding sequence ATGGCGAAATATAAATATGTTGCTAGAAATACTACAGGGAAGACAGTGAATGGGGAAATCTCCGCAGATGGACAAAATGATGTAATTTTAAAATTGCAATCATTAGGTTTAAGTCCTCTTTCTGTTACTGTTTATGACAAAAAATCTGGTGGAGGTGGACTCTACGAGAAAATAAATGAGAGTCTTCTTGCTATGCAAAAAACAGTTCCTTTTAAGGACGTAGTTTTTTTTACGAGACAGATGGCAACTTTTTTGAATGCTGGTGTCTCAATTACTAAAAGTATAAAGAATATTGTTGGAGCTCAAAAGAATCTCATTTTCAAAAGAATTATGAATACTATGTATGAAGATATAAATGCTGGTATGGATTTTTCGGAGGCATTAAAAAAGCATCCTGATACTTTTGATCAAATGTTCGTCAGTCTTGTGGAAGCTGGAGAGGCAACTGGTAATCTTGATGTCGCACTACAATCTCTTGCAGATTATATGGAAAAAACAGCTAAGATGAAACAAGCGATAAAATCAGCTATGATGTATCCTAAGTTTGTTTTGATGTTTACCGTTTTGATTGTTTTCGTTATTTTATGGAAAGTTATACCTATTTTTCAGAATCTTTACAGTTCAATGGGTGGTGAATTACCAGCTCCTACTAAAGCTTTGATTTTCCTGTCAGATATAGTTCAAAGTTATTTCTTTTATATCATCGGTGGAATAATCGCGTTTTTCATTATTAAAAAGTATATTTTCAAAGTTAAAGCTGTTAATAATTTCTGGGATAAATTGGTTATTAATTTTCCAACCTTTGGTATTATGGCACAGCAAATTATAGTAGGAAGACTTACCAGTACTCTTTCACTGCTTTTGAGATCGGGTACCTCAATGTTACAGTCGATGGAAATCGCCTCTAGAGTTGCATCAAATAATGAATATTTTGAGGCAATGAGGAAAGCGATGAATGATGTGAAAAACGGTATTGACCTTTCTGTTGCTGTTAAGAAAACAAACCGTTTTGAGGACATTGTTATACAGTTGATTGAAACTGGTGAGGAAACAGGTAGAATAGATGATTTAATGAAGAAAATTTCTGATTATTACGAAGAAGAGGTGGCTGTTAAAATTAAAGGTTTTTCATCTCTAATCGAACCTTTCCTAATCGTCATTATGGGTGTCGTGATTGGTGGTATTGTCGTAGGTATATACTTGCCAATTATTACTATGGGTGAAGTGATGACTCACTAA
- a CDS encoding CGGC domain-containing protein yields MKLGIIICDRYKNCAGGKCFRAMKNREGAFDIYDKNTQLDLVGYTSCGGCPGGNIEYTPEEMIKNGAEVIHFATGFVVGYSPCPYVSHFKKFIEEKYRIPVIVGTHPIPQKYFITHTKLDTWKFGEWQEFIKPTLCDEDLRKKYD; encoded by the coding sequence ATGAAGTTGGGAATCATTATTTGTGACAGGTATAAAAATTGTGCAGGAGGGAAATGTTTTAGAGCTATGAAAAATAGAGAAGGAGCTTTTGATATTTACGATAAAAATACACAACTGGATCTTGTAGGATATACTAGCTGTGGAGGTTGCCCTGGAGGCAACATTGAATATACTCCGGAAGAAATGATAAAAAATGGAGCTGAAGTAATACACTTCGCAACTGGATTTGTTGTCGGATATTCACCATGTCCTTACGTTTCACATTTCAAAAAATTTATTGAAGAGAAGTATAGAATTCCAGTAATAGTTGGGACCCATCCAATACCACAAAAATATTTTATTACCCACACTAAACTTGATACATGGAAATTTGGTGAGTGGCAAGAGTTTATAAAACCAACTCTGTGTGATGAGGATTTAAGAAAAAAATACGACTAA